ATGGAAAACAAGTCGTTTGTCGACGCGGCTGACCGACTGCAAGAAGCTTACGGCATCGACTTGTATCCGCCAATGGCCGTTTTTCATGCGGCGCTATCCAAAGGGGAGATTGACGTTTCCTTCATCGAGCGGCGTCTGCAACGATGGTTGGATGACGAGCCGCTTCCTGCGCCGCGCCATGAAGCGGAACGGCTATGCCGCGCCCTCCTTTGGAACGATGCGGTGCCCGAAGAAGCGCTTCAGATGCCGAAACTGATCGAGTTGGCCGCCGCTATGCCGCTGCGCTCTGTTTCCATCCGCACGCGGTCTGTGCGCCTTGGTTTGGAAAAGCGGTTGGATCAACAAATGATCAAATGGTGCAAGCTGTTTTACGATCGGGGAGAGGCGGTGTGGGCGCTGCCGCATCGTGAACACGGCTTTTACGGGTCTTGGCGTCGTTTGGCGCCTCTTGATCCGTCCTTGTCCAAGGAGGAGCGGAAACGGCTTTTCGATTGGCCTCACCATCCAGAGGAGGCGCTGCAACGGGCGCTTGAGCAGCTCGGGGTGCAGGATGAGGAAGCCGTGGCCTATTTAGAAGCGCATTTATTAGCTCTGCCCGGCTGGGCGGGGATGATGGTCTGGCAATCGCGCCGTGCAGGTGACGAAATCGGCGGGCTGATCAACTACTTGGCCGTTCGTTTGTCGCTGGAGTGGGTGTTCACAGCGCCCCATCTGCCGCTGAAGGAGGAAGAAAACGAAGACGATCGTGCGGTTGGGCCGCTGTTGGCCGCCTGGATCCACTGGGGCGGCATGACGCTGGACGACTGGCGGCGCCTTCCGCTCGAAGACCGCCAAGCTCGTCTGGTGTTCGCCGATCGGTTCTGGCGAATTGGCCGCCGCCATCTTTGGCTTGAGGCGTGGGAAGATACGTATGAAGCGAAGCTGAAAGAAGCGGTTCTCACCCGTCAACCTGAGGAGCCAAAAGAGCAGGCGGCAGCGCAGCTATTGTTTTGCATTGATGTGCGCTCCGAGCCGTTCCGCCGTCATGTAGAGGCGGTCGGCCCGTTTGAAACGTACGGCTGCGCTGGCTTTTTCGGCTTGCCGATCCAAACGCGCGTGCTTGACAGCGATGACGCCCATCCGTCTTGCCCGGCGATTGTGGCGCCGCGGCATGAAATCAACGAAACCGCTTCTCCCGAAACGGCGGCGCCGTACCGCCGGCGGCGCGATCTGTTCCGCTTTGTCGGCCGGACGTTTAAAAAAATCAAGCAGCATCTGCTGGCTGGTTTGCTGCTTCCGGAAATGAGCGGCCCGTGGCTTGGTTTGCATACGATCGCCCGCAGCGCAGCGCCGGCTTGGGCCGGGCAAGCCATTCATCAGGCGGAAATGTCGGCGCAACAAAAACCGAAGACGACGCTGTCGCTTGATTGCCAAGGGCATGACGAAACGACTGGGCTGCCGATCGGGTTGACAAAAGAAGAGCAAGTGCAATACGTAAAACAGCTTCTCGTGAACATCGGCCTGACGTCCTCATTTGCCCCGCTTGTCGTCGTCTGCGGCCATGAGAGCGAGACGACAAATAACCCGTATGCGTCCGCGCTCGATTGCGGGGCGTGCGGCGGCGCGGCTGGGGCGTTCAACGCCCGCGTATTCGCCGCGTTGGCCAACTTGCCGCACGTGCGGGATGGATTGGCGAAAGAGGGAATCGTCATCCCGGATGAGACAGTGTTCGTCGCCGCTGAACATATCACGACCGTTGACGAGTTGCGTTGGGTGGAAGTGCCGCCGTTGTCCGAAGCGGCTGAGGCGGCGTTTCGACAGCTGAAACAGGCGCTTGCCGGCGTCAGCCGCCAAGCCAATGCTGAGCGGATGGCGAAGCTGCCGCATGTCGGCGCCATGCCGCGCGATCCGGTTGCCGAAGCCCGACGCCGCGCCGTCGACTGGAGTGAAATTCGTCCGGAGTGGGGATTGGCGGGGAACGCCGCTTTCCTGATTGGGCGGCGGGCGTTGACAAAGGGCGTTCATTTAGACGGCCGGGTGTTTTTGCACAGCTACGATTGGCGCGAAGATCCGACCGGTGAGGCGCTGGCCGGCATCATCGCTGGGCCGGCCACGGTTGGGCAGTGGATCAACTTGCAATATTATGCTTCGACAGTGGCACCGAATTACTATGGAAGCGGCGACAAAACGACCCAGACGGTGACCGGCGGCATCGGCGTCATGCAAGGGAACGGAAGCGACTTGCTAGCCGGCTTGCCGTGGCAGTCCGTCGCCGCATCTGACCGTGAGTGGTTCCACTCTCCGCTTCGGTTGCTCGTCATCATTGAAGCGCCGTTTTCCTATATCGAGCGGTTGCTCGATGAAAACAGCGAATTTCGGCGCAAAGTCCAAAACGGCTGGCTCCGTCTCGCCTCGATTGACCCAGACAGCGGGGCGTGGGTGAACTGGGAGGCAGGCCGTCTTGCGTCGGTACAGCAGCGCTAAAAAGCAACGATATGCCGCTTGCCGGGTTTGTCTGGCCGGCGGCTTTTTTTCGTTGACTGCCAAATGAGGCAGGGAAAATGGATGCACGCCGCGAAATAAGATAGCAGCTGGTATAACAGCAACAGGAAAGACGAGGAAAGAGGGAAAGCGGATGAAAACGCAGTTTATCGCCGGTCATGCGCGGCTGCCGGCCGGAATGGCGGCGAAAAGCCTTTACGATACGCTGACGATCACAGCGGAAATTGATAAAAAATACGGGGTGATCGTGGAGGCATCATGCACACTGGCTACTGAACATGGGCGCGATTACGTGGCCCGCCTGCTTCGCGGCCATTCGCTGCGCGATGGCATCGACGGTCTGCTCGCCGAGCTTGACGAAGGGTATTTAGGGAAAGCCCATTCTGCTCTGTGCGCGGCGCTAAAAGATTTGTACAAACAATATTGCAAAATGGAGGAGAAAGAGCCATAAGCCGCTGCCCCTCATCGGTTGATGGGGGTCAGCGGCGTTTTGGTGCGGGTCAGCGGCTTGGCCGCCCATGATTTCGTTGGTGATTCAGTTTTCAGCCGGCCGCCATGCCGGCAGCGTTTTGCGCAGCGGTTTGTCTTGGCGGTAACCGAGCACATATTCGGCCTGCATGATCGTATGAATTTCCCGTGTTCCTTCGTAAATGACCGGCGCTTTCGAGTTGCGCAAGTAGCGCTCGACCGGGTATTCGTTCGAATAGCCGTAGGCGCCATGGATTTGCACGGCATCGTCGGCCGCCTGGTTCGCGTAGTCGCAGGCGATCCATTTGGCGAGCGATGTTTCTCTCGTGCAACGCCGGCCTTCGTTTTTGAGAAAGCCGACTTTGTAAACGAGCAGGCGGCTGATTTGCAAACCAGCTTCCATGCGGGCGATCATTTGCTGGACGAGCTGATGGCGGCCGATTTCTTTGCCGAATGTTTTTCGTTCGTGGCAGTATTTCACGCTCGCCTCAAGACATGCCATAATGAGGCCGACCGCGCCGGCGGCGACGGTGAAGCGGCCGTTGTCAAGCGCTGACATGGCGATTTTGAATCCTTCGCCTTCTTCCCCGAGCAAGTTTTCTTTCGGGACGCGGACGTTGTCAAAAAACAGCTCGCCCGTATTGCCAGAGCGGATGCCAAGTTTCCCTTTAATCGGGCGCGACGAAAAGCCGGGCATCGTCCGTTCGACGATAAAGGCGGAAATGCCGCGGTGCTTTTTCGATTTGTCCGTATAGGCGAATACGAGAAAATGGTCAGCGATGTCAGCGAGGGAAATCCATGTTTTTTGTCCGTTTAAAATGTAGTCATCTCCGTCGCGGACGGCTGTCGTCTGGATGGAAGCGACGTCTGAGCCGGCATTCGGTTCGGTCAGGCCGAATGCGCCGATTTTTTCCCCGCGCGCTTGTGGGACGAGATATTTTTGCTTTTGTTCTTCAGTTCCCCACTGAAGGAGCGTCAAACTGTTCAGCCCGGTGTGAACCGATACGGCGGTGCGAAACGCCGTATCGCCGCGTTCGAGCTCTTCGCAGACGATGGCAAGCGAGTTGTAATCCATGCCCATGCCGCCATATTCTTCGGGAATGCAGACGCCCATTAAATTGAGCTCAGCGAGCCGCTTGAAAATGTTGCGGTCAAATTCGCCCCGCTCATCCCATTCTTTGATATAAGGCATAATTTCTTTATCGACGAATTTGCGCACCGTTTGCCGCAGCATTTCCTGTTCGGGTGTAAAGTCGAAGTTCATCATCGTTTCCATCCCCCTATGCAACTGTTTGTTTTTCATGGTTTTTTCGTGTCAACGTTCGTTTCCCTTGTTTCAGCGGGCGCTGAAGCGGTTGAGGAGAACAACGGTTTATTCATTGGCTTTTGTCGTGCGGACCGTTTTCAGCGGCCGGTTTGCCTTGCCATCCAGCTTCGACCTCGCGGTTATGCTCGCCGGCCAGCGGGGGCGGCAGCCGATAAGACACCGCCGTGTCAGACAGTTTCAGTGGGCTGGCGACAAGCGTTAACGGACCGACGATTGGATGGTGCACCGTGACTGTCATCTCGCGCGCCGCCGTTTGCGGATGGCGGAACAGTTCATCGAGCGTCTGCACCGGTCCGCATGGAATGCCTTTCTCGGCGAGAAGGCGCTGCCACTCGGCCCGCGTCCGCCGCTTGATTTCCTCGTTCAGCCGCCGGTTTAGCTCTTCGCGATGGGCGACTCGGCCGGGATTGGTTTGAAAGCGCGGATCGGTTCCAAGCGAGTGATCGGACAACAACGAGCAAAGCGCTTGAAATTGTCGGTCATTGCCGACGGCGATGACGATCGGACCGTCGCTTGCCATGTACGTTGAGTATGGCACGATGTTCGGGTGTTCATTGCCGAGCGGCTTCGGGACGTCGCCGGATAACAAATAATTGGCGGCGACATTGACAAGCGCACTCACGGCGCAGTCAAACAGTGCGAGATCAATTTTTTGCCCGCGCCCCGTTTTCTCGCGGGCCAAAAGCGCCGCTTCGATCGCGATGGCGGCATACAGGCCGGTGAACACATCCGTGACGGCGACGCCGACTTTGAGCGGGCCGGTGTCCGCAGTGCCGTTAATGCTCATCCAGCCGCTCATTGCCTGAATGATATAGTCGTAGCCGGCTAATGGAGCGAGTGGTCCTGTCTCGCCAAACCCGGTGATGGAGCAGTAGATGAGACGTGGGTTGAGGCGTGACAACGATTCATAGCCAAGTTCCCACTGTTCCATCGTTCCGGTCTTAAAATTGTGAATGAGGACATCAGCTGTTTCGGCGAGGCGGCGAATCGTCTCTTGTCCTTCTGCCGATTTTAAATTGACGGTGATGCTTCGTTTGTTTCGATTGACGGCGGTATAGTAAGCGCTCATGCCGTTTTGGAACGGCGGCCCCCAAAACCGGGTGTCATCCGACCCCCCGGGCGCTTCGACTTTGATGACATCAGCGCCTAAATCGCCTAAAATCATCGTCGCATACGGACCAGCCAACACGCGCGACAAGTCGAGCACGCGCACGCCATCGAGCGCTCCTGGCATCGATTTCCCTCCTTTCTGTTTACATGCAAAAAGCCGGTTCCTATACAGCGTGCAAGATAGGAACCGGCTTGAACGGACTGAGAAGGCATTCCGGCGCGGAGATGCCGTCAGGCCGTACAGTTCTTTTTGTGGTCGATGCATAAAAGCTGCCAACGCTGCCTGTCAGGCAACGGGGCTATCGGACAGATGGCAGGGGCCGTCCGGTCTGCACAAGCGGCCAAGCTGGCAGGAGACGGCTTATACGTTTATTATAGTGATTTGTTTGATAATTGTAAATAGTCGAACAAGAAATTCGCCAGCGAAAGCCGGCTGGCGAGGAGAAGATGCACGTAGCCGCGTGAATAGCTCTTCGATACAAATGAATGAAAAGAAATCGATCGCGCGGTCGGACAATTTGGCATGAAAAGAGCGCAACATTCACCTAAATTTCTATATAATTGTAGAGAAAGGGGAATCGATGACGCAAAAAAGGAAGTGATGGTGCGTGTTCCATGTGTTAGTGACGACAGACGC
Above is a window of Geobacillus thermoleovorans DNA encoding:
- a CDS encoding DUF2309 domain-containing protein; translated protein: MSRSVISLERSTEAKKAAACPLEAIVSEAAKVIAPLWPISAFIARHPWMGMENKSFVDAADRLQEAYGIDLYPPMAVFHAALSKGEIDVSFIERRLQRWLDDEPLPAPRHEAERLCRALLWNDAVPEEALQMPKLIELAAAMPLRSVSIRTRSVRLGLEKRLDQQMIKWCKLFYDRGEAVWALPHREHGFYGSWRRLAPLDPSLSKEERKRLFDWPHHPEEALQRALEQLGVQDEEAVAYLEAHLLALPGWAGMMVWQSRRAGDEIGGLINYLAVRLSLEWVFTAPHLPLKEEENEDDRAVGPLLAAWIHWGGMTLDDWRRLPLEDRQARLVFADRFWRIGRRHLWLEAWEDTYEAKLKEAVLTRQPEEPKEQAAAQLLFCIDVRSEPFRRHVEAVGPFETYGCAGFFGLPIQTRVLDSDDAHPSCPAIVAPRHEINETASPETAAPYRRRRDLFRFVGRTFKKIKQHLLAGLLLPEMSGPWLGLHTIARSAAPAWAGQAIHQAEMSAQQKPKTTLSLDCQGHDETTGLPIGLTKEEQVQYVKQLLVNIGLTSSFAPLVVVCGHESETTNNPYASALDCGACGGAAGAFNARVFAALANLPHVRDGLAKEGIVIPDETVFVAAEHITTVDELRWVEVPPLSEAAEAAFRQLKQALAGVSRQANAERMAKLPHVGAMPRDPVAEARRRAVDWSEIRPEWGLAGNAAFLIGRRALTKGVHLDGRVFLHSYDWREDPTGEALAGIIAGPATVGQWINLQYYASTVAPNYYGSGDKTTQTVTGGIGVMQGNGSDLLAGLPWQSVAASDREWFHSPLRLLVIIEAPFSYIERLLDENSEFRRKVQNGWLRLASIDPDSGAWVNWEAGRLASVQQR
- a CDS encoding DUF3870 domain-containing protein, with amino-acid sequence MKTQFIAGHARLPAGMAAKSLYDTLTITAEIDKKYGVIVEASCTLATEHGRDYVARLLRGHSLRDGIDGLLAELDEGYLGKAHSALCAALKDLYKQYCKMEEKEP
- a CDS encoding acyl-CoA dehydrogenase family protein; protein product: MMNFDFTPEQEMLRQTVRKFVDKEIMPYIKEWDERGEFDRNIFKRLAELNLMGVCIPEEYGGMGMDYNSLAIVCEELERGDTAFRTAVSVHTGLNSLTLLQWGTEEQKQKYLVPQARGEKIGAFGLTEPNAGSDVASIQTTAVRDGDDYILNGQKTWISLADIADHFLVFAYTDKSKKHRGISAFIVERTMPGFSSRPIKGKLGIRSGNTGELFFDNVRVPKENLLGEEGEGFKIAMSALDNGRFTVAAGAVGLIMACLEASVKYCHERKTFGKEIGRHQLVQQMIARMEAGLQISRLLVYKVGFLKNEGRRCTRETSLAKWIACDYANQAADDAVQIHGAYGYSNEYPVERYLRNSKAPVIYEGTREIHTIMQAEYVLGYRQDKPLRKTLPAWRPAEN
- a CDS encoding CaiB/BaiF CoA transferase family protein → MPGALDGVRVLDLSRVLAGPYATMILGDLGADVIKVEAPGGSDDTRFWGPPFQNGMSAYYTAVNRNKRSITVNLKSAEGQETIRRLAETADVLIHNFKTGTMEQWELGYESLSRLNPRLIYCSITGFGETGPLAPLAGYDYIIQAMSGWMSINGTADTGPLKVGVAVTDVFTGLYAAIAIEAALLAREKTGRGQKIDLALFDCAVSALVNVAANYLLSGDVPKPLGNEHPNIVPYSTYMASDGPIVIAVGNDRQFQALCSLLSDHSLGTDPRFQTNPGRVAHREELNRRLNEEIKRRTRAEWQRLLAEKGIPCGPVQTLDELFRHPQTAAREMTVTVHHPIVGPLTLVASPLKLSDTAVSYRLPPPLAGEHNREVEAGWQGKPAAENGPHDKSQ